In a single window of the Bradyrhizobium sp. ORS 285 genome:
- a CDS encoding threonine dehydratase: MFTLAELEAAHAIVGTAVPATAAHAWPLLAQRLGTHVVVKHENHTPAGAFKVRGGLVYVDNLKRTQPDVRGLITATRGNHGQSVAFAGRRNGLPVTIYVPSGNSVEKNRAMAAFGAELIEHGSDFQESREEAIRHAARDGLHMVPSFHPDLVRGVATYALELLRSAPDLDVLYVSVGQGSGICGCIMARDLLGLKTEIVGVQSTGAPSYALSFAARTVVTTNSADTHADGLATRSPDADALAIILKGASRIVQVSDAEIADAVRFFWTDTHNLAEGAGAASLAAALQEKQKLAGKRVGLVLTGGNIDLDLFRRWVMPAAADEMAGVS; the protein is encoded by the coding sequence ATGTTCACCCTCGCTGAGCTCGAAGCCGCTCACGCCATCGTCGGCACGGCGGTGCCGGCGACGGCGGCGCATGCGTGGCCGTTGCTGGCGCAGCGGTTGGGGACGCATGTCGTTGTCAAGCACGAGAACCATACGCCGGCTGGTGCCTTCAAGGTGCGCGGCGGTCTGGTCTATGTCGACAACCTCAAACGTACGCAGCCGGATGTGCGTGGGCTCATCACGGCGACGCGCGGCAATCATGGCCAGAGCGTCGCGTTCGCCGGCCGCCGCAACGGGCTGCCGGTGACGATCTATGTGCCATCAGGCAATTCGGTCGAGAAGAACCGGGCGATGGCGGCGTTCGGGGCCGAGCTGATCGAGCATGGCAGCGACTTCCAGGAATCGCGCGAGGAGGCGATCCGTCACGCCGCGCGCGACGGCCTGCACATGGTGCCGTCGTTCCATCCCGATCTCGTCCGCGGCGTTGCGACCTACGCGCTGGAGCTGCTGCGCTCAGCGCCTGATCTCGACGTGCTCTATGTCTCAGTCGGGCAGGGCTCCGGAATCTGCGGCTGCATCATGGCGCGCGATCTGCTGGGCTTGAAGACCGAGATCGTCGGCGTGCAGTCGACCGGCGCGCCGTCCTACGCGCTGTCGTTCGCGGCGCGCACGGTCGTCACGACGAACAGCGCCGACACCCATGCCGACGGGCTCGCGACGCGTAGCCCGGATGCGGATGCGCTCGCAATCATCCTGAAAGGCGCCTCGCGCATCGTTCAGGTCAGCGACGCCGAAATTGCCGACGCCGTCCGCTTCTTCTGGACCGATACCCACAATCTCGCCGAAGGCGCCGGCGCGGCGTCGCTCGCGGCCGCGCTGCAGGAGAAGCAAAAGCTCGCCGGCAAGCGCGTCGGCTTGGTGCTGACCGGCGGCAACATCGATCTCGACCTGTTCAGGCGCTGGGTGATGCCGGCCGCCGCTGACGAAATGGCAGGGGTGTCTTGA